A single genomic interval of Mucilaginibacter robiniae harbors:
- a CDS encoding DUF2291 domain-containing protein — protein MKKAVKYIVWLVIIAFVVYNSVYFRKLSEVKAAGKSFDAASYAHNYLNKVLPSAMTKATAVDNLFMQLHSAPAQAFQQHSHALAIGSTRFFLVKGTGQINNIDENSIGIVTDTGKLALKIATEYVYGNAVRDASGLVDINAFTNTADLNNVSAEINKSIRQQVIPSFKAQAKKGDHVQFTGALELNQAHLNLDDAEIIPVTIKRIP, from the coding sequence ATGAAAAAAGCAGTTAAATATATTGTCTGGCTGGTTATTATTGCTTTTGTAGTTTATAACTCGGTTTACTTCCGCAAACTAAGTGAAGTAAAAGCTGCAGGTAAAAGTTTTGATGCAGCCAGCTATGCTCATAATTACCTGAACAAAGTCTTACCATCAGCCATGACCAAAGCCACAGCCGTAGACAATTTGTTTATGCAGTTACATTCGGCACCTGCACAGGCTTTTCAACAACACTCGCACGCATTAGCTATTGGCAGCACCCGCTTTTTCCTGGTAAAAGGTACAGGTCAAATTAATAACATTGATGAAAACAGCATTGGCATAGTTACCGATACCGGTAAACTCGCCTTGAAAATAGCCACCGAATACGTGTATGGTAATGCGGTGCGCGATGCATCAGGGCTAGTGGATATTAATGCATTTACCAATACAGCCGACCTCAACAATGTATCGGCTGAGATAAATAAAAGCATCCGGCAGCAGGTGATCCCTTCTTTTAAGGCGCAAGCAAAAAAAGGAGATCATGTGCAGTTTACTGGAGCTCTGGAGCTTAACCAAGCTCACCTCAACTTAGATGATGCTGAAATTATACCGGTTACTATAAAACGAATTCCTTAA
- a CDS encoding flavin monoamine oxidase family protein, which yields MNSTGNIVIIGGGLSGLTLAYLLFQKGIEATVLEASSRLGGRIQTIKGTQGTPLELGATWLSDLHTNLLELTNELGLTKYPQYSGGISLFQTKSFEPPQKFFVPEAENPSYRIAGGTQMLIDRLAEELNKDHIHLNKKVSAIKQMDNDSLIVEVTGGTIFRADQVMICIPPQLAAAHITFTPELPETVTQILPAVQTWMAGALKFTIEYSEPFWRKEGYSGMLYSHAGMIVEMYDHTNFEEDKFGFIGFLNSGAAGYNYEVRKEFVLRQLVDLFGKEAAMPLDYQDKFWNDELLIAGNPTIQRPHQFNGHPLLQEVYMNGKLYFCGTETSLVYGGYMEGAVTSAKRIAERVIQTKLVPNETIG from the coding sequence ATGAATTCTACGGGTAACATAGTGATTATAGGAGGTGGTTTAAGCGGACTTACTTTAGCTTATTTATTATTCCAAAAAGGCATCGAGGCTACGGTTTTAGAAGCGTCATCTCGTTTAGGCGGACGAATACAAACGATAAAAGGTACGCAGGGAACTCCTTTAGAGTTGGGAGCTACTTGGCTTTCAGACCTCCACACCAATTTGTTGGAATTAACCAACGAACTGGGTTTGACTAAATATCCGCAGTACTCCGGAGGCATCAGTCTTTTTCAAACCAAGTCATTTGAACCACCTCAGAAATTCTTTGTTCCAGAAGCAGAAAATCCATCTTACCGGATAGCTGGAGGAACACAAATGCTAATTGACAGGCTAGCTGAAGAGTTGAATAAAGATCACATTCACCTTAACAAGAAAGTTTCGGCCATCAAGCAAATGGATAATGATAGCCTGATAGTTGAAGTAACTGGCGGTACAATTTTTCGTGCGGATCAGGTCATGATTTGCATTCCACCGCAACTAGCAGCAGCTCATATCACGTTTACCCCTGAATTACCTGAAACTGTTACCCAAATACTTCCGGCGGTACAAACCTGGATGGCCGGTGCACTTAAGTTTACCATTGAATATAGTGAACCATTTTGGAGAAAAGAAGGCTATTCAGGCATGCTGTATAGTCATGCCGGGATGATTGTAGAAATGTATGATCACACCAATTTTGAAGAAGATAAGTTTGGATTTATCGGATTTCTAAACAGTGGCGCAGCAGGCTACAATTACGAGGTTAGGAAAGAATTTGTATTACGCCAGTTGGTTGATCTGTTTGGTAAAGAAGCGGCCATGCCGCTAGATTATCAAGATAAATTTTGGAATGATGAGTTGCTGATCGCCGGCAATCCTACTATCCAACGGCCTCACCAGTTTAATGGACATCCGCTACTACAAGAGGTTTATATGAATGGCAAACTGTATTTCTGTGGCACCGAAACATCACTCGTATATGGCGGTTATATGGAAGGGGCAGTAACTTCAGCAAAAAGGATTGCAGAAAGGGTTATTCAGACTAAGCTAGTTCCTAACGAAACAATCGGATAA
- a CDS encoding FGGY family carbohydrate kinase, with translation MKNACILAIDQGTSSTKTIVFDQQGQVLAKATVPLKTHYLDGGFVEQQPEDIYQNVLDSVRECLDTFTSTGGDLSQIKTCGISNQRETFVVWDEKGEPLYNAVVWQCKRSVDVCQRLLAIDSLQDQITASTGLIIDPYFSGTKLIWLYENNAKVKTAVDEGRAYFGTVDTWLLYKLTQGRKYLTDHTNASRTLFFNLHTLQWDKELLERFGLSKLNLPEICPSASTFGESDFAGLFATPLHIDSMIGDSHSAAFGEGCFEPGTAKATLGTGCSILMNIGQEAKPSNYGMMTTICWSTENRVDYALEGVIVSCGATIEWLKNEMNLFGDSRQTEAMAISVPDNNGVYLIPAFSGLGAPHWDMSRKAEISGLTFDCNKNHIVRAALESIPYQIKDVITAMEADTGLSLHELMVNGGITSNRFVLQMIADLLGSNLVNRGQPDVSALGTAYLAGLQADLFESIEAIKKLNAQQVNSLPPNVGTRIEQDYQGWKAAIGRN, from the coding sequence ATGAAAAACGCTTGTATACTAGCCATTGACCAAGGAACCAGCAGCACCAAAACAATTGTATTTGATCAGCAAGGCCAAGTTTTGGCTAAAGCTACTGTACCATTAAAAACCCATTATCTGGATGGTGGATTTGTAGAACAGCAACCCGAAGATATTTACCAGAATGTACTGGATTCAGTTCGCGAGTGCTTGGATACCTTTACTAGTACAGGAGGAGACTTGTCGCAAATTAAAACATGTGGTATATCTAATCAACGTGAAACCTTTGTGGTGTGGGATGAAAAAGGTGAACCATTATATAATGCTGTGGTATGGCAATGTAAGCGTTCGGTAGATGTTTGTCAGCGTTTGTTAGCTATCGATAGTTTACAAGATCAAATTACCGCAAGTACTGGCCTCATTATCGACCCTTATTTTTCCGGCACCAAGCTAATCTGGTTATACGAGAACAATGCAAAAGTTAAAACCGCAGTAGATGAAGGCAGGGCTTACTTCGGCACTGTTGATACCTGGCTTTTATATAAACTAACCCAAGGCAGAAAATATTTAACCGACCATACTAACGCTTCACGTACACTATTCTTTAATCTGCATACCCTGCAATGGGACAAGGAACTGCTGGAACGTTTCGGTTTATCAAAGTTGAACTTGCCTGAAATATGTCCGTCTGCTTCAACATTCGGCGAATCAGATTTTGCAGGTTTATTTGCTACGCCTCTCCACATTGATAGCATGATTGGCGATTCGCATTCGGCTGCATTTGGCGAAGGCTGCTTTGAGCCAGGTACAGCCAAAGCTACTTTAGGTACAGGCTGCTCTATCTTGATGAATATAGGCCAGGAAGCTAAACCATCTAACTATGGCATGATGACCACTATTTGCTGGAGTACAGAGAACCGTGTAGATTATGCTTTGGAAGGCGTGATTGTATCATGTGGTGCTACCATTGAGTGGCTAAAAAATGAAATGAATTTATTTGGAGACAGCCGCCAAACGGAAGCTATGGCCATCAGCGTACCGGATAATAATGGTGTGTACCTGATACCGGCGTTCAGTGGATTAGGGGCTCCGCATTGGGACATGAGCCGCAAAGCTGAAATAAGCGGACTCACGTTTGACTGCAATAAAAACCACATTGTTCGTGCAGCGCTAGAATCTATTCCTTACCAGATTAAAGATGTGATTACCGCTATGGAAGCCGATACTGGTCTCAGCTTACACGAACTGATGGTAAATGGCGGTATTACCAGCAACCGTTTTGTACTACAGATGATTGCCGACTTATTAGGTTCAAACCTGGTAAACCGTGGCCAGCCAGACGTTTCGGCCCTTGGTACAGCCTATTTAGCAGGCCTACAGGCAGATTTGTTTGAAAGCATAGAAGCCATAAAAAAGCTGAACGCTCAACAAGTAAATAGCCTACCACCTAATGTTGGAACACGTATTGAACAAGATTATCAAGGCTGGAAAGCTGCCATAGGTAGAAATTAA
- a CDS encoding sugar ABC transporter ATP-binding protein — translation MMLVAENITKRFSGVTALENVNLELHPGKVNALLGENGAGKSTLMKILSGVYPDYEGRILLNGEHVMFANPREAQHAGIAIIHQELNLVPHLSITENIFLGRELTTNWGTLNRKAMRQRTQELLDRLKLRVSPDTLIADLKVGQQQVVEIAKALLTDCAVIIMDEPTSAITESEVAVLFNIIEALRKENKAIAYISHKLDELFKIADRYIVLRDGRTIESGDMQGITNDQLIHKMVGREIKIIKKEGYQSGATPLLSARNINLKHPENAQRMLLSNISFNLYKGEILGIFGLMGAGRTELMETIFGLHQKTVSGQLLLNNQLIRFKSPEDAMKAGIALVPEDRKKDGLVLGLDVKTNICLTTLNDLQTGGLLNDRKEQALAQKYIEALKIKTSSSAQAAKNLSGGNQQKIVLAKCLAISPKVLMLDEPTRGIDINAKNEIYKLIIDLAASGLGIIVVSSELPEILAISDRVLVMAEGQITAEFIADEASEDKILKAAIPTHLKVAS, via the coding sequence ATGATGTTAGTAGCAGAAAACATTACTAAAAGATTTTCGGGTGTAACAGCGCTGGAGAACGTAAATCTGGAATTACATCCGGGTAAGGTAAATGCTTTGCTGGGCGAGAACGGTGCGGGAAAATCTACATTGATGAAGATTTTATCAGGTGTGTACCCCGATTATGAAGGCCGTATTTTATTGAATGGTGAACATGTCATGTTCGCTAACCCTCGCGAAGCCCAGCATGCCGGTATTGCTATTATTCATCAGGAGTTGAATTTAGTACCGCACCTGAGTATCACGGAAAATATTTTCTTAGGCCGCGAGCTAACTACTAATTGGGGTACATTGAACCGTAAAGCCATGCGCCAGCGTACACAGGAACTGCTCGACCGGCTCAAACTGCGGGTTAGCCCCGACACACTAATTGCTGATTTGAAAGTAGGACAACAGCAGGTGGTAGAAATTGCCAAAGCACTACTGACGGATTGTGCCGTAATTATTATGGATGAACCCACATCGGCCATCACCGAAAGTGAGGTAGCTGTACTGTTTAATATTATTGAAGCATTGCGAAAAGAAAATAAAGCCATTGCCTACATCTCACACAAACTGGACGAACTATTCAAAATAGCCGATCGCTACATTGTGTTGCGCGATGGCCGCACCATCGAATCGGGTGATATGCAGGGTATAACGAACGATCAGCTCATTCATAAAATGGTAGGTCGTGAAATTAAAATAATTAAAAAAGAAGGTTATCAGTCAGGTGCTACTCCACTCCTTTCGGCCCGCAATATCAACTTAAAGCATCCTGAGAATGCACAGCGTATGTTACTCAGTAATATATCATTCAATTTATACAAGGGTGAAATACTAGGTATATTTGGCTTGATGGGTGCCGGACGTACCGAACTGATGGAAACCATATTCGGCTTACATCAAAAAACTGTATCCGGTCAGCTGTTATTGAATAATCAGCTTATCAGATTTAAATCACCTGAAGATGCCATGAAAGCTGGTATTGCCTTGGTACCTGAAGACCGGAAAAAGGATGGTTTAGTGCTGGGATTGGATGTGAAAACCAATATCTGCCTAACTACATTGAATGATTTACAAACTGGCGGCTTGCTGAACGACCGCAAAGAACAAGCATTAGCTCAAAAATACATTGAAGCGCTAAAGATCAAAACATCATCGTCTGCACAAGCGGCTAAAAATTTGAGCGGTGGTAACCAGCAAAAAATTGTACTGGCCAAATGCCTGGCTATCTCACCTAAAGTATTAATGCTGGATGAACCTACCCGTGGCATCGACATTAATGCTAAAAATGAAATTTATAAGTTGATTATAGATCTGGCTGCATCAGGCTTGGGCATCATTGTAGTATCATCCGAATTACCTGAAATTCTTGCTATATCTGACCGCGTGCTTGTAATGGCCGAGGGTCAAATTACTGCCGAATTTATAGCGGATGAAGCATCAGAAGATAAAATATTGAAAGCCGCTATACCTACACATTTAAAAGTAGCCTCATAA
- a CDS encoding ABC transporter permease has product MGLNQYRPYLIKFQSLIALIILCIALSFLSDKFLTIDNGWNVMRQISVNICIAVGMTLVVLTSGIDLSVGSVLALCGAITAGLLKNGIEIPSSNLFIGFTLLGAIVAGILSGGLIGCFNGWTITRFKVPPFVATLAMLTIARGLTFLWTKGFPISVLGDNFAYIGTGWFLGIPVPVWISAIVIIAAVVITGKTPLGRYIYAIGGNENAAKLSGININKVKIIVYSFAGALAAIGGLIVTSRLDSAQPNAGNSYELDAIAAVVIGGTSLSGGRGSIWGTVLGAIIIGVLNNGLVLLNVSPFWQQVVKGFVILLAVIIDKANSKAE; this is encoded by the coding sequence ATGGGATTGAACCAATACCGACCTTATTTAATTAAATTTCAGTCTTTAATTGCGCTGATTATACTATGCATAGCGCTCAGCTTTTTGTCAGATAAGTTTCTAACCATTGATAACGGCTGGAATGTAATGCGGCAAATATCCGTTAACATCTGTATTGCTGTAGGCATGACATTGGTAGTACTCACTTCAGGTATTGACCTTTCTGTAGGTTCGGTGCTCGCATTGTGTGGCGCTATTACGGCAGGGCTGCTTAAAAATGGGATTGAAATACCATCAAGCAATTTATTCATTGGCTTCACCTTATTAGGCGCTATTGTAGCTGGTATTCTATCCGGCGGACTAATTGGTTGCTTCAATGGCTGGACCATTACCCGTTTTAAAGTGCCGCCCTTTGTAGCTACGCTGGCTATGCTAACCATTGCACGAGGGCTCACCTTTTTGTGGACTAAAGGATTTCCTATTTCAGTACTGGGCGACAACTTTGCTTATATAGGTACGGGCTGGTTTTTAGGCATTCCGGTTCCGGTTTGGATATCGGCTATCGTGATAATTGCCGCTGTTGTCATCACAGGCAAGACCCCATTGGGCCGCTACATTTATGCTATTGGTGGTAACGAGAATGCAGCCAAGCTTTCGGGCATCAATATCAATAAAGTTAAAATTATTGTTTACAGCTTTGCCGGTGCGTTGGCTGCAATTGGCGGATTGATCGTAACCTCACGTCTCGATTCGGCACAACCTAACGCTGGAAACAGCTACGAGCTGGATGCAATTGCTGCTGTAGTTATTGGCGGTACCTCCCTATCAGGTGGTCGCGGTAGTATATGGGGCACTGTGCTGGGTGCCATTATTATTGGTGTACTAAACAATGGGCTGGTCTTGCTCAACGTGTCCCCATTCTGGCAGCAGGTAGTTAAAGGATTTGTTATCCTGTTGGCAGTGATTATTGATAAAGCTAATTCAAAAGCAGAATAA